AGAATCGCAATCTTCTGATGCCCACGGAAGAACAGGTTCGTCGCTCTGGTCCGATCGTGGAAGCAGCAAAGAAACGGCTTGCAGGGAAAATCCATCTGGAAGCCGTTGTACCTGATTACTTCGGAAGCTATCCCAAGGCTTGCATGGGAGGCTGGGGAAAGCAGGCGATGCTCATCGATCCCATCGGCCAGGCGCTTCCCTGCCATGCGGCGGCGGTGATCCCGGATATACACTTTCAGAACGTCCGAACGGAAGATCTCTCTTCCATCTGGAATTTCTCTTCCGCCTTCCAGCGCTTTCGTGGCGATGCCTGGATGTCAGAGGAGTGCCGGAGTTGCGCGCGCAAGGAGCTGGACTTCGGCGGATGCCGCTGCCAGGCCATGCTCCTCACCAACGATCCAAACGCGATGGACCCGGTTTGCCAGCACAGCCCGCAGCACGCGCTCATGCAGGAACTTCGCCAGCCTGTTCTCACGACGGAGCCGTTTCCTATCTGGCGAGAGTAGATGGGGTTTTTTGAATCCCTGCCCGAGTCCCATCAAGTACGGATGTGCCAGATGGATTACCGCCTAGTGCTTTTCGCAAGGCTGCGATCCTGATTACCCAGTCGGGATGATCCTGGGACAGCTCCGCCGCGTACTGAAGGGAGTCTTTGTCGCCAACCTCAATGAGAGAGTCGACGTACTGTTTGAGCGTTATGGTATTCCACGGCGATATAGGGCGAACGCCACTCTCGGTAAAGTACCAACGGCCAAAGGTCGACCACGGATCCGTGTCCTTCGAGGCGAGAAGCTGTAAACGAAGGCGCTTGATCTTTTCCAGATCGGGAACATGGGCGTTGTACTTCGTCTGGGTGGAAGCGTACTCCGCAAGATCGGCGACCCAAGTTGGAGTTGGGCCCGTGGGCGGTATGTCGAAGACTTGGACGGTCGTACCTTCGGAGACCATCAAAGAAGAACTGTTGGGACTGAAGACAGCTGTGGACGCAACGCCGGGGGTGCGTATGGGAAGGAAAACCTGCTCCCCACTGGTGGCGTCCCAAACGCGGGTCGCTCGATCAACGGCAGTCGTCACCACAAAATTGCCGTCGGGGCTAAAGGCCCCACGAACAACTCCGGCACCATGCTGAAGCGGTGGCGTAATCGGCTCACCGGTCTTCGCATCCCATACACGTGCGGTGTGATCCAGAGAAGTCGTCAACACGCGCGTGGCATCGTGATTGAAGGCAGCGGCTTCGATGGAGGCGCCATGAGAGAAGCTGAAACCCGTAGGTAGATGCGTCCTTGCGTCCCAGATCTTCGCCGTGTGGTCTGCGGAAGCAGTCAGAACGGTGTTGCCATCGGCACTGAAGACGGCGGTAAGAACAAGATTGTTCTGTCGCATGGGGTTGGGTAGATGCGCTCCAGTCTTCGCGTCGAGGATATCGGCCATATTCTCCGAGGTTGCGACCACGGCGTGCGCGCTATCGGGGCTGAAGGCCACAGACACAGCATCGCCACGGTAGCCGATGATTGGCGAAACGGGCTGTCCCGTTTCTGCATTCCAAAGACGTACCTTACCATCGGTCGAGAGCGTCGCTACCAATTTGCCGTCGGGGCTGAAGTGCGCCAAAGGAATGCCCTCTTTCAAATACATGGGAGTACCGATCGGACGCGCGGTCTCGATGTCCCAGACGAGTGCGGTACCATCTTCTGATCCGGTCACTACGCGTCTTCCGTCCGGACTAAACTCCGCTGTGAACACACGGGCAGCATGCTGTAGTGAAGGTCTAAGCTGGCGCCCACTGTATGCATCCCAGATCCGCGCCGTGTGGTCTGCCGACGTAGTCACGATCTTTGAGCCATCCGGGCTGTACGCCGCGTGTGTAATCACGCCTGTATGTCCGCGCAGAATGAGACGGCTGTTGGCTCGCTGCTCAGTCAGCAGTTGAAAGGCAAGGCCGGAAGCAGAATTGTCTTGGCTCTGGATTCGAAGACTTTCCGCTAACCGATGCAGAGCCTCCGGCTTGCTACCATCCTCCGCTAGCCGAAGAGCGAGGAGAAAGTCGATATAAGCCTCGGAAGCGCTAGCTGTTTGCACTCGTGCAGCGAGAGGAGAGGCATGATATGCAACGGGCTTCGCGGAAGGGAGGCTCTGCGTTTGCAAAAACTGTCCTCTAGAGAGAATCTCCATCACGGCAAAAGTAAAAAGCGTCAGCCTTGCACGTGATGAAAGGAGGGGAAACCTTTTGACGGAGTAAGTCATGTATGTCCTTCTTCCATCGATCGATGTCGGTTCGAGAATTGTCGCGGAACTGCACAACGAAGCTGCCACCTGCCTTGGCATGCCAAGGCAGGCGGCTCGCTTCGTTACTGGTAGATCTCGATCGCGCTTGCCTTCGGTTGATCAGCAGATCCTGGAGAATATTGAACCGTAATATTCCCGGCAGAATCCGCCGTCGCCGTGAACTCTTCAATCACGGCCTTGTTTGCTGCACCTGCAGTAGCGACGATATCGAAGTGAGGAAGAACTGTCAGACCGTTGATGGCCACGTTGAATACCCGTTTGCCTACCGCAGTCCAATAGAACTCCGCAAAGTGAAGCCGGACCGTGTATTTTGCTCCCGGCGTTAGATTGGGAAGAGTGTAAGTGAAGGTGCCGCCCGAACGCTCGTGTTGATAGACCGCGAGCGGAGCCGGACTTACAGCAGTGGTTGTGTCGATCGCATTTCCAGTCCCGGAGCTATTGCCTCCGGCAAAGTCTGCGTCCAGTGCGAAAGGCGCAATAGCTGTCCCCGCCGCAGTGCTACCTGCAGCAATCTGATAAATCGGAGTTCCAACGACTGCCTTCCCAGGAACAACAACTACTTCGTTGGACGCCGAAGAGATGCCTCCAGCGTTCATCGCCTTTACGGTGTAGTAGTAGGTAGTTAGATTCGTAACCGTCGTATCGATAAAGTAGGTTCCCGCGATTCCCGAAGCAATAGGGGTGCTGGCTTCACCACCCGGGGTCGTGCCACGGGAGACCTGGTAGGAACCTGTAGGCCCGTTACCCGGAGTCCATGAAAGGGATACCTGCTTGTTGCCACCTGTTGGAAATAAGCCCGTGGGAGCCGTTGGCGGCGGCATGGAACCTCCATTGGATACGATTTCGATTCCATTGACCTGGGGATTATTCACGCCATGGGGACCTGCAATAAAACCAATCAGGATTTGTCCGCTGCTGTTTGCCGTGGCGGTAAACGATTGGACCACTGCAATATTTGCGCCTCCCGCCTTCTGAACGATATCGAAGGCTGAAAGTACGGTCAGACCATTGAGTGTGACATCGAAGACACGCTGGTTGGTGGCTGTGAAATACGTCTCGGCGAAGTGCAGGTAAACGGTGTAGGTATTACCAGGTACAAGTGCTGGGATAGTGTACGTAAAGGTGCCAAAGCGATTGGTCTGATAGACCTGCATGGGAGCAGCATGGGCGACACCAGCCGTATTGACGGTGTTGGTTGTCGAGCTGGTAGTACCGCCGCTGACCAAGCTACTTTGATCGGCGCTGAAGGAACCGACCGCTGCTGCGCTTCCTGCGTCGATCTGATAGATGGTCACTGCCGTAGAGGCGGCTTGTGCTGGAGTAGTCGAGACCTCGTTGGACTGGGCCGAGACGCCGGCAGTATTCGTTGCGGTGACCTTATAAAAATAGGTCGTGCCGTTCGTAGCCGTCGTATCGGTAAACGTGGTGGACGTAAGATTCGACGCGATCGGAGCCGCGTTTTCTCCGCCTGCCGTCGTGCCACGAAGAACGTTATAAGAGGTTGCTCCGGTGCTTGCATTCCAGGTAAGCGATACAGTCGAGTCGCCAGCAATAGCGGTCAAGCCGGTAGGTGCCGATGGAACAACGATGGGTGGAATCGGCATTGCAGAGACTTCGTTCGATGCCGTCGACGAACCGTTTGAGTTGACCGCTTTGACGAAGTAAAAGTACTTCGTTCCATTAGTCACTGCAGTATCTGCATACGATGTACCGGCGAGATTCGTCGCGAAGGCTGCCTCAACTCCTGAGGCCGTTCCGCGGAAGACGCTGTACGTCGTTGCTCCTGTGCTTGCCGACCAGGTGAGGTTGATCTGACCGGTTCCGCCAACCGCCGAAAGATTGGCAGGAGGCTGAAGTACAGGCGCACTAATCGTGATGGTCAATGTCCCGGAACCAGTGCCGGTGGCGTTCGTAGCTGTAATCGTTACCGAGGTAGTGCCTGAAGTGGTTGGAGTTCCAGTAATGAGACCGGCAGCATTCACGCTCAATCCGGCGGGAAGCCCGGTCGCACCAAAGCTCGTAGGAGTCTGGCTCGCGGTAATTTGATAGCTGAAGCTTGAGCCGACGACTCCACTTGCAGTGGTCGAACTGGTGATCGAAGGTGCTATGCGTGTGGATGCGTCGGAGACGAAGAATCCAAAGACCCTGAACTCATCGATGGAATAGCCGAAGGCCGTGTTGCGTACAGTGCCTGTCATGCGAACGAAGCGACCGATGGCTGGGGCGGTCTGCGGGTGGGAGATGACGTCTCCTCCGCCAGTAGGGTTATTAGTAATGGTCGCGAATGGCAGCCAGTTCGCCGGTGTGGCCGTCTGGTCATTGCTGTACTCGAGGACATAGTTTTTGGCCGACGCGTTCTGCCAATCGATATCGACAGAGTCGATCTGGGCCGATGCGCCGAGGTCGATGTAAAGCCACTCAGGATCCACTTTCTGGGTGCTCTCCCATCGGCTGTTGTCGTTCGCAATGCCGTCCACGGCGTTCGCAGGAACATTGCCTGCGTTCGTGCTGAGGGCAACCGTTGTCTTGAAGAGAGCCAGGTTGACGTCAGTCTGTACATTGAGACTCTTGCCCAACTGTCCCTGGATGATTGCCAAATCCTGAGCATTGATGAGGCCATCGCAGTTGACATCCATCACTGCGTTGGTCTGCGTCACGGGAATGCCGCTGACCTGAGACGTGACAGCGTTGAGATCGGTTTGATCGACTCTTCGATCTCCTGAAACATCGCCCTGGAGCACGTTGAAGGGAATATCGGCAGTACCGGGAATGGTGACGGCAACACCGGTCTCTTTGCCGGGCACATCATTCACAGCGTAGAAGTTTGCGAGATGGAGGTTGAGGGCCTGGACGTTTTGTACTCCGGTCAAAGCCACGGTTGCGACCGTCTGCGTCGAGTCGTAGGTCACAGAGCTGACCTGCCCCACTGCAGTTTGAGTTGCGCCCTGCTGCACACCGAGCGTGGCGGTGATACCAGTAACTGGCACGGGGAAATGCAGAGCAACGGTATAACTACCCGGAACCGATCCGACGCGCGACTCAACTTGCGCTGCGCTGCCGGGATACAAGGTAACACCAAAGGTGCCAGCTGTTCCCTGTGCTTGCAAAGAGGCGGCCTCCAATACAGGAGGCGCCAGGAGGCTGGTTACGGTAGCTGGAGGAAGTGCAATGTTGTAGAGGCGAGCGTCGTCGATCTCGCCCTGAAAGCCGGACACAACATTGTTGATGGTCTCTTCGCCCATGATGAGAGTACCCGGGCTGTCCGCTTCTTGAGCTGCGGCCGTCTGTGACTGCTGCACACCATTGACATAGATAAAACGCTTTGCCTGCAATGCATCCTGCACCAAAGCAAGATTGGTCCAGACACCGAGGGTTACGGGAGGTCCGACCAGATCTCCGTTCGCTCCACGGAAGACCCACCGATTCGCAGCATTGACCAAGAGCCCATATGGGAAAGAGGTACCAGCAGACTTGATGAGAACAGGCTGCTCCGCACCGGTAAGATTGTCTACTTTGACCCAGGCCGAAAGCGTGAAGCTCTGGCTGGCGGTAAATTGAAGAGCCGGGCTGTCCGCAACGATTAGTTCGTCCGTCGACTGCGTCCCATGGAAGGCCCACGCTCCACCGATATAACCCTCCGGGGAAAAGAGAGCTTCATCGCGGGCCGGTATTGTGGCTGTGTGTCCGTTGCCCGTGACGTCTACGACGCTGGTCGCGTTTGGCCCATCGTCCATAGGCCAATAAGCCACCAGACCGGAGGGCTGGAAGAGTGGGAAGGTCGTTCCCGAAGCCACATTCGTGCTGAGAGAATTGCCGTTGCTGTTGGTAGAAACCACCTTGTAGAAGAACGTTGTTCCCGCAGCAAGACCTGTGTCCGTAAAACTCGTCGAGTTCGAGGCAGAAGTCCCAACCGTCGAAAAATTAGCAGTCGAAGAAGTCGCCCGCATAATAGTGAACCCTGCGAACGCTGTCCCCGAGGGAACGTTGTTGGTCCAGGAGAGAGTGATCTGACTGGAAGAGATTCCCTGTGCGGTGAGATTCGTGGGCGCCGCAGGAGTTCCTGGAGCCGCAGGAAAGAGACCGTAAGCAAAGAGGTAGCCTTGATTCGTGGTGCCGTTGAAGCAAGTGAGATAAGCTTTCCCGTTGGTCACCGTCGGGGTTGTGAACTTTGCGGTCGTGCAACCGGAGTTCGCCACACCAGGAACGTTCGTACGAGAGGAAAAGATGTGATTGCTGAGATTGGTCGCGTCATACGCTTCGAGAGAGGACTTAACCGCCCAGACGATTCCATTGGTCGTTCCGTTGGATGAGATGAAGACCGTAGCGCCTTTATTGGCGAAGGTATCGTTTGTGCCTGTGGTCTGGGGAGGATCCGAAAACTTTACGACGCTATTGATTTCATCGAGTTGGAGTGTTCGCCGCTCTACGGGATTGCCGCCTGGAGCATAGTAGATGCTCCCATTGAAAAAGGCCGGTGTATTAAAGATGGAATTAGTATTTGGTTCGACGATCTCCTGAATGGCACTGCCGTCATTTGCGTTAATACCGCCCAGGTTATCGCGATCCAGCAGATAGAGCGTACCCGCCTTGCCACCGCCCACCATCAAGTGAGTATGGTTTCCAGGTTGATCCGGCAGAAGCAACAAGCCGCCACCTCCTAGGTCTCGATCACCGCCGGGGAGACCCGTCATCCCAAAGCCGTCATTGAGCAACTGCCAGTCATGAGGGGTGAAATAGTCCATAGTGTCCTGCTGGGATATCTGGATGGGACCGGAAAGGCTGACCGGGAGCTTAAGAACACTTTCGCCCCAATCGGCTGTCGGGCCGTTTTGATCCCAGGCACCGTTACCGGTTATGAAATATAAATTGCCTGCATCGTCGATCGCTGGCGAAGCGCCACCTTGCCAAATTCCTGCCTCCCCGGCGGCATGATCAGTCTTATTGGGTGGTTGCGTCGGATCTCCATTCACGGTTCCACTATTCGGAGTTGCGATAAAAGTCTTCACAAGCTTCAAGGTGCTGGCGTCAAAAGCCAGAATTTCGCCGTAATACGGCTGGGTATCGCTATGCGACGCATAGGTTAGATAAAGAATGCCCTGAGAGAGAACCATCGCTGAGCGGAGATGTTCGTGGAGTGCCGAAAAGGGAATTTTCCCCGTTGGAGCCGTAACAGGATCGAGATCGTTTTGCTTCTGAAACGGCGTTCCATCGAAAGAGATCGTCGTCGAATCCAGAACAACCGGACTGCCGGGCTTGTCCAGGCCAGTCTTCACATCGAGCGCGTGAAGAAATTGCTTGTAGGGAGTTGGGGTAAACGCAGGATTTTTGACCTTGGCCACAACGTAAATAGTTCCGGACACGGGGTCAATCACAGGGGTCGTCGTAATACCAAGCTCTATTAGAATATCGCTCGAGCTTACATCGGTCTGGGGAACGGTTGTTGCACCAGCAGGGGTAAGATTCGCCTTCCACAAGGGAGAAGAGTTCGTCCCGTTGGGATTCGCCCCTTGGAGATCCGCGTCCGCATCGAAAGCATAGATGGAGTTATGCTCAGTGGCAACATAGACCACATTGTGAGATTTTGCATCGCTGAAACTGCCGGGCAGTTTGGCTAACGTGGCCGCGCTCAAGAAAAGCGGCTGGCCATAGGTTTGTCCGTCTAGTACCTGCGTAAAGAGAAGACCGAAGTTTCCGGTGGTCCCTACGTTTGCGGGAGTGAGGATTGTTTCGCTTGCGTTATTGCCGGTATGCTGCGGGTTTACCTGCCATGTAGTGATGTCCGGACCGGCGGTCTGCGCCATCAGGGCAGACGCCAGCACAAAGGTAGCGACGAAGGCTACAAAAAATCCGGGAATCGATTGGGGTCTCATGAGTTCTCCAAAGCCAAGCATTGAGGGTTGGACAACAGACAGCTCAAGCGCGCCGGCGGAGAAATCCGCTGGAAGCTGAGAGCAGGAGGGTGCAAAGGAAAGATACGGGGCCCTTTTCTTAGTTCTGCTTCGACACACTTTTACTATTGAGAAGAGAGTTGCAAAGTAAAAACACCAAGGCGCCTTTTTTATTCCGCTTCGAAATACTTTTTTTTATATTTATTTAAGGGAAGGCATGCGAACTCCACATCCGTGCGCTCGCGCTATGCCACGGACAAGTGCAGACAGCGATGCAGCAAGGTCGCCGCGCGGAGGGATGGGATCTCCACTGAAGTTGAAACGTTTCCTGGCTCATTCAAGAACTCACAGAGTGATTTCCAACTCAGCCCAGGGAAAGAAAATAATCAAGAATCAGCGGGATCCCTAGTAAACCGGCTTACTCTCCGGCTCGTAGGGACGGCCAAATTTATTTAGATGATGCTGCTCTTTTTGTGCTCCTAAACGAATCTCCCCAAGGTCGGTCGATTCGTTTGTGATGCGAACTCGGCGCGTCAGGTCGTTCAATGCACTCTGCTGTCCGCCTTCCACCCAAACGTGGAGTTCATATTCTCCGCTTGGAACAGAGCCTATCTGAAAGTTTCCGAACGCATCCGCAACGCTGTAAAATGGTGTCGCCAACGAGAGCACAACGGCACTCATTTCTGGGTGGATGTTGCAGAAAATATAGGAAACTCCCTCGCGCGAGAAGAGCACAGTACGCATGGAACCGGCTTCATATAACCCCAGATCAAAGCGCTTCCCATCGAAGAGGGAGAAGACGTTGTGAAAGAAAGGATCTGCATTGGGAAAAGATACATTGCTTCCCACGGGCACCACAAGCAAGTGAGGGGAAAACATCTTGTTCTTCTGCAGCAGACTATATTTTCCAGGCGCAAGCAAAAAAACGGTATCGGGACGAGTTGGCTTCAGCCAAAGGACCGACGGTGGGAAATTCTTCGACTTCGTGGCTATCTGGTCCTTATTTACAAGTACGAGCCGTGCCCGGACCGTCGCCGCTTGAAGCGTTCCAGACCAGCAGACCAGTGGAAGAATTCCCCTTATCAGCCACACTCCGGAGATTCGCCTGGTCTTTACGCACATCAAAATTTGTACCCCACTCCGATACCGATGACGTCGCTGGACTGCGGAAACTGGCTCGCATAACTGGTCCGTAGCTTACGGTATTCAATGGAGAAGAGCAGATAACTGCTTGGACCGTAGATCACATTTCCGAAGATCGAACGATTTTTCGCCAGCCCAGCATAACCGGATGCGGCTGTCGCACTGGCGGCGGCTTCGCGTACGGCCTCCGCGAAGGGATTGTCTATTCCGAAACCTGCATTGAACTGCAACCTCTCGTTAACTTTCCCCTTCAACTGAACCCAGCCACCTACATCATCCAGCGCATGCGCGCTTTGCACTCCTCCAACACTTTGGTAGTAGTAATAATCGACATATCCACCACCACCCAGTCCACCCAGCGCCTGACCCCGATAAGCATTCCCCGTCGCTTCGAAATGCCGACCGATCGGCAAACGCAGATCCACCGTCCCCGCCCACGCATCAAAGCGAGAGCTATTATTGGTCATATGCGGGCTGAAATAGCCACCGATTCCGATCTCAGGCCCAACGCCACGCTCGCCCGAGGCATAGGCTATGCGTGCCTCTGTACCGGGCCAGCGGCTTCTTTCAGCACGCGACACATTGACTGTCGGAGTTGTACCAGGGAGTAAAGGATCTGCTGGTTCGATCAGTGCCGCCTGAACGTCGATTCGCTTGCTGTCACCCAGACCGATTCGATGGGTCAGTCCAATCTGCGGTACCCACATCCATAAATCACCGCTCCAGGCCAGATTGGGCTGGGAGGCCGCCACCAGCGAAGTCGGGATATTCGGGGCGATTAAGGCACGATCCAGTGCGACAAACGCCTCCGTATTCTGCCACTTCAATCCGGCGTGCGCTGTTCTAAGCCGTAAAAGGCCCGTGGCCGCGTAGCTTGCCTGTGAACCACTATTGCCGAAGAAGTCCACACGCAAATCCGCATAACTTGTGGCACCGTAAAGGCGAGGTCCGCGGGCATCAAATCCAAGAATCGTCTGCCTCAGCGATAATCCGGTGGTTCCACTGCCGCCAAGCGCATAGGTTGGGTTGGCTGGCACATCGACCCCGCGTGTATTGATGTAACTATTAAAGAGCAGAAGGCCAGTGATCTTGAGCGGATACTTAGAAGCAGTCTCCACCTTGGATTGCTCATGCGTAGCAATCTGCGATTCGTCGATCGCCTGTCGCTCATTGATCTCTTCGATAGAAGTCGAGGATCCACCAACGTCCGGACGCTTCGTTGCAACGGTAGGTACCGTCGTCGTCGTGGCTCCGCTCTCTTTAGCCATCTGCTCGCGAAGCAATTCCAACTGGGTCTGCAAGTCTTGCAGTTGAGTCTTGTAGGCCTCCATCTGGGCCTGTACCTGCGATACCGCAGTGCTGAGCCGCTGCACCTTTTCCTGCGTGGTCTCGGAGGGTGCAGCCTGTGTGGAAGTCTGCTGCCCATGAGAAGAACGAGCGGACAAAACCATCAACGCAAGTGCTGGAAAGAGTCGGTTGCTGATCCTCTTCATAAAACCACCGCAGAGGGAGGATGAGAGACGGGCACTATCTTGATCTCATCGGGCAAGGAACGCAAGACGGTAAGCCGAAATACCGTTGCGCCTGCCTCGCTGCTTACCAGCTCTACCTCTCCACCATGTTCGCGAGCTACGCTGCTCGCAAGCGTCAGTCCCAGGCCGGTTCCTTTTTGCTTTCCCTGGCTCACAAACGGATCGAAGAGGCTTTCGCGAATCCCCTCCGCAACGCCGGAACCCGTGTCCGT
This genomic stretch from Terriglobus saanensis SP1PR4 harbors:
- a CDS encoding WD40 repeat domain-containing protein — protein: MQTASASEAYIDFLLALRLAEDGSKPEALHRLAESLRIQSQDNSASGLAFQLLTEQRANSRLILRGHTGVITHAAYSPDGSKIVTTSADHTARIWDAYSGRQLRPSLQHAARVFTAEFSPDGRRVVTGSEDGTALVWDIETARPIGTPMYLKEGIPLAHFSPDGKLVATLSTDGKVRLWNAETGQPVSPIIGYRGDAVSVAFSPDSAHAVVATSENMADILDAKTGAHLPNPMRQNNLVLTAVFSADGNTVLTASADHTAKIWDARTHLPTGFSFSHGASIEAAAFNHDATRVLTTSLDHTARVWDAKTGEPITPPLQHGAGVVRGAFSPDGNFVVTTAVDRATRVWDATSGEQVFLPIRTPGVASTAVFSPNSSSLMVSEGTTVQVFDIPPTGPTPTWVADLAEYASTQTKYNAHVPDLEKIKRLRLQLLASKDTDPWSTFGRWYFTESGVRPISPWNTITLKQYVDSLIEVGDKDSLQYAAELSQDHPDWVIRIAALRKALGGNPSGTSVLDGTRAGIQKTPSTLAR
- a CDS encoding malectin domain-containing carbohydrate-binding protein yields the protein MRPQSIPGFFVAFVATFVLASALMAQTAGPDITTWQVNPQHTGNNASETILTPANVGTTGNFGLLFTQVLDGQTYGQPLFLSAATLAKLPGSFSDAKSHNVVYVATEHNSIYAFDADADLQGANPNGTNSSPLWKANLTPAGATTVPQTDVSSSDILIELGITTTPVIDPVSGTIYVVAKVKNPAFTPTPYKQFLHALDVKTGLDKPGSPVVLDSTTISFDGTPFQKQNDLDPVTAPTGKIPFSALHEHLRSAMVLSQGILYLTYASHSDTQPYYGEILAFDASTLKLVKTFIATPNSGTVNGDPTQPPNKTDHAAGEAGIWQGGASPAIDDAGNLYFITGNGAWDQNGPTADWGESVLKLPVSLSGPIQISQQDTMDYFTPHDWQLLNDGFGMTGLPGGDRDLGGGGLLLLPDQPGNHTHLMVGGGKAGTLYLLDRDNLGGINANDGSAIQEIVEPNTNSIFNTPAFFNGSIYYAPGGNPVERRTLQLDEINSVVKFSDPPQTTGTNDTFANKGATVFISSNGTTNGIVWAVKSSLEAYDATNLSNHIFSSRTNVPGVANSGCTTAKFTTPTVTNGKAYLTCFNGTTNQGYLFAYGLFPAAPGTPAAPTNLTAQGISSSQITLSWTNNVPSGTAFAGFTIMRATSSTANFSTVGTSASNSTSFTDTGLAAGTTFFYKVVSTNSNGNSLSTNVASGTTFPLFQPSGLVAYWPMDDGPNATSVVDVTGNGHTATIPARDEALFSPEGYIGGAWAFHGTQSTDELIVADSPALQFTASQSFTLSAWVKVDNLTGAEQPVLIKSAGTSFPYGLLVNAANRWVFRGANGDLVGPPVTLGVWTNLALVQDALQAKRFIYVNGVQQSQTAAAQEADSPGTLIMGEETINNVVSGFQGEIDDARLYNIALPPATVTSLLAPPVLEAASLQAQGTAGTFGVTLYPGSAAQVESRVGSVPGSYTVALHFPVPVTGITATLGVQQGATQTAVGQVSSVTYDSTQTVATVALTGVQNVQALNLHLANFYAVNDVPGKETGVAVTIPGTADIPFNVLQGDVSGDRRVDQTDLNAVTSQVSGIPVTQTNAVMDVNCDGLINAQDLAIIQGQLGKSLNVQTDVNLALFKTTVALSTNAGNVPANAVDGIANDNSRWESTQKVDPEWLYIDLGASAQIDSVDIDWQNASAKNYVLEYSNDQTATPANWLPFATITNNPTGGGDVISHPQTAPAIGRFVRMTGTVRNTAFGYSIDEFRVFGFFVSDASTRIAPSITSSTTASGVVGSSFSYQITASQTPTSFGATGLPAGLSVNAAGLITGTPTTSGTTSVTITATNATGTGSGTLTITISAPVLQPPANLSAVGGTGQINLTWSASTGATTYSVFRGTASGVEAAFATNLAGTSYADTAVTNGTKYFYFVKAVNSNGSSTASNEVSAMPIPPIVVPSAPTGLTAIAGDSTVSLTWNASTGATSYNVLRGTTAGGENAAPIASNLTSTTFTDTTATNGTTYFYKVTATNTAGVSAQSNEVSTTPAQAASTAVTIYQIDAGSAAAVGSFSADQSSLVSGGTTSSTTNTVNTAGVAHAAPMQVYQTNRFGTFTYTIPALVPGNTYTVYLHFAETYFTATNQRVFDVTLNGLTVLSAFDIVQKAGGANIAVVQSFTATANSSGQILIGFIAGPHGVNNPQVNGIEIVSNGGSMPPPTAPTGLFPTGGNKQVSLSWTPGNGPTGSYQVSRGTTPGGEASTPIASGIAGTYFIDTTVTNLTTYYYTVKAMNAGGISSASNEVVVVPGKAVVGTPIYQIAAGSTAAGTAIAPFALDADFAGGNSSGTGNAIDTTTAVSPAPLAVYQHERSGGTFTYTLPNLTPGAKYTVRLHFAEFYWTAVGKRVFNVAINGLTVLPHFDIVATAGAANKAVIEEFTATADSAGNITVQYSPGSADQPKASAIEIYQ